A region of Penaeus chinensis breed Huanghai No. 1 chromosome 38, ASM1920278v2, whole genome shotgun sequence DNA encodes the following proteins:
- the LOC125046174 gene encoding RNA-binding protein 34-like isoform X1 codes for MMAVSSDSDKPQHDSMGDASKNEKKTSKKVASSKKQQLNKGLYMKKLKKMLEADGAAVNQEANNESNVRNKKSPAFEKERNTKIQQTLEADGSFIPIQANKGIGNRNKSEKSWGKDSTKAENRKRANENQAVEKEGSKKFKPMLETDKRSSKSWKKNVVEEEEAHVKPHKTQSETEESQLKGDSVFVGNIDLKAKRKSIQKFFQTYGEVEGVRICSLDQAHPQDRKNMASFKKSLQFQLASQCAYVRFKSAESATAAVDANNKIFRGHSIVVFSSCGNHSVNGRASVFVGNVSVDADEDELEKIFQECGEIESVRIFRESNSDTERAIAYVNFETPKAIPQAIKKNNTRLRGHCLRVQRYSLRIQMEKNRKKISANKQKREERASLAKPQTNGKTLAGRDRRPSNYGNRPFTGVKFRTMGGDRKNFEGDRKKVSDTQMLTDVKPRKHIRFDEENNTSRGNMRPQSVDFQPMSHVTNMDKPKLHLKFDD; via the exons ATGATGGCTGTTTCCAG TGATTCTGACAAGCCTCAGCATGACAGCATGGGTGATGCatcaaagaatgaaaagaagacaaGTAAGAAAGTAGCTTCTTCAAAAAAACAGCAATTAAACAAGGGACTCTAtatgaaaaaattgaaaaagatgcTAGAAGCAGACGGAGCAGCAGTAAATCAAGAAGCAAATAAtgagag taaTGTCAGAAACAAAAAAAGTCCAGcatttgaaaaagaaaggaatacaaAAATCCAGCAAACATTAGAGGCAGATGGTTCCTTCATCCCAATACAAGCAAATAAAGGAATTGGTAATAGGAA CAAAAGTGAAAAGTCATGGGGAAAAGATTCAACCAaagcagaaaacagaaaaagggcAAATGAGAACCAAGCAGTTGAAAAGGAAGGGAGCAAGAAATTTAAGCCAATGttagagacagataaaagaagTAGTAAGAG CTGGAAAAAGAATgttgttgaagaagaagaagcacatgTAAAGCCACACAAAACACAAAGTGAGACAGAGGAATCACAGCTAAAAGGAGATTCTGTGTTTGTTGGTAACATCGATTtgaaagcaaaacgaaaaagCATACAGAAATTTTTTCAGACATATGGTGAG GTTGAAGGTGTACGTATTTGCAGTCTTGATCAGGCACACCCGCAGGACAGAAAGAACATGGCATCTTTTAA GAAGAGTTTGCAGTTCCAGCTGGCTTCCCAGTGTGCCTATGTGAGGTTTAAGAGTGCAgaatcagcaacagcagcagtggATGCCAACAATAAGATATTTCGGGGACACAGTATCGTAGTTTTTAGCTCTTGTGGAAATCATAGTGTCAATGGCAGAGCCTCGGTATTTGTGGGAAATGTTTCAGTCG ACGCCGATGAAGATGAGCTCGAGAAGATTTTCCAAGAGTGTGGTGAGATTGAAAGTGTGAGAATATTTCGAGAAAGCAACTCTGACACTGAGAGAGCAATTGCCTATGTTAACTTTGAG ACTCCAAAGGCCATTCCACAGGCTATCAAGAAGAACAACACAAGGCTTAGGGGTCACTGCTTGAGAGTACAACGATATTCATTACGG ATTCAGAtggaaaaaaatcgtaaaaagaTAAGTGCcaataaacagaagagagaagaaagggcttCACTGGCAAAACCCCAAACAAACGGGAAGACTTTGGCTGGCAGAGACAGGAGGCCATCTAATTATGGGAACAGACCCTTCACAGGAGTGAAGTTCAGGACAATG ggaggagacagaaagaatttTGAAGGAGACAGGAAAAAGGTGTCAGACACACAGATGCTGACAGATGTAAAACCAAGAAAGCATATCAGATTTGATGAAGAGAATAACACATCAAGAGGCAACATGAGACCACAGTCAGTAGATTTTCAACCAATGTCACATGTAACAAATATGGATAAACCAAAGCTTCATTTAAAATTTGATGATTAa
- the LOC125046174 gene encoding RNA-binding protein 34-like isoform X2, translating to MGDASKNEKKTSKKVASSKKQQLNKGLYMKKLKKMLEADGAAVNQEANNESNVRNKKSPAFEKERNTKIQQTLEADGSFIPIQANKGIGNRNKSEKSWGKDSTKAENRKRANENQAVEKEGSKKFKPMLETDKRSSKSWKKNVVEEEEAHVKPHKTQSETEESQLKGDSVFVGNIDLKAKRKSIQKFFQTYGEVEGVRICSLDQAHPQDRKNMASFKKSLQFQLASQCAYVRFKSAESATAAVDANNKIFRGHSIVVFSSCGNHSVNGRASVFVGNVSVDADEDELEKIFQECGEIESVRIFRESNSDTERAIAYVNFETPKAIPQAIKKNNTRLRGHCLRVQRYSLRIQMEKNRKKISANKQKREERASLAKPQTNGKTLAGRDRRPSNYGNRPFTGVKFRTMGGDRKNFEGDRKKVSDTQMLTDVKPRKHIRFDEENNTSRGNMRPQSVDFQPMSHVTNMDKPKLHLKFDD from the exons ATGGGTGATGCatcaaagaatgaaaagaagacaaGTAAGAAAGTAGCTTCTTCAAAAAAACAGCAATTAAACAAGGGACTCTAtatgaaaaaattgaaaaagatgcTAGAAGCAGACGGAGCAGCAGTAAATCAAGAAGCAAATAAtgagag taaTGTCAGAAACAAAAAAAGTCCAGcatttgaaaaagaaaggaatacaaAAATCCAGCAAACATTAGAGGCAGATGGTTCCTTCATCCCAATACAAGCAAATAAAGGAATTGGTAATAGGAA CAAAAGTGAAAAGTCATGGGGAAAAGATTCAACCAaagcagaaaacagaaaaagggcAAATGAGAACCAAGCAGTTGAAAAGGAAGGGAGCAAGAAATTTAAGCCAATGttagagacagataaaagaagTAGTAAGAG CTGGAAAAAGAATgttgttgaagaagaagaagcacatgTAAAGCCACACAAAACACAAAGTGAGACAGAGGAATCACAGCTAAAAGGAGATTCTGTGTTTGTTGGTAACATCGATTtgaaagcaaaacgaaaaagCATACAGAAATTTTTTCAGACATATGGTGAG GTTGAAGGTGTACGTATTTGCAGTCTTGATCAGGCACACCCGCAGGACAGAAAGAACATGGCATCTTTTAA GAAGAGTTTGCAGTTCCAGCTGGCTTCCCAGTGTGCCTATGTGAGGTTTAAGAGTGCAgaatcagcaacagcagcagtggATGCCAACAATAAGATATTTCGGGGACACAGTATCGTAGTTTTTAGCTCTTGTGGAAATCATAGTGTCAATGGCAGAGCCTCGGTATTTGTGGGAAATGTTTCAGTCG ACGCCGATGAAGATGAGCTCGAGAAGATTTTCCAAGAGTGTGGTGAGATTGAAAGTGTGAGAATATTTCGAGAAAGCAACTCTGACACTGAGAGAGCAATTGCCTATGTTAACTTTGAG ACTCCAAAGGCCATTCCACAGGCTATCAAGAAGAACAACACAAGGCTTAGGGGTCACTGCTTGAGAGTACAACGATATTCATTACGG ATTCAGAtggaaaaaaatcgtaaaaagaTAAGTGCcaataaacagaagagagaagaaagggcttCACTGGCAAAACCCCAAACAAACGGGAAGACTTTGGCTGGCAGAGACAGGAGGCCATCTAATTATGGGAACAGACCCTTCACAGGAGTGAAGTTCAGGACAATG ggaggagacagaaagaatttTGAAGGAGACAGGAAAAAGGTGTCAGACACACAGATGCTGACAGATGTAAAACCAAGAAAGCATATCAGATTTGATGAAGAGAATAACACATCAAGAGGCAACATGAGACCACAGTCAGTAGATTTTCAACCAATGTCACATGTAACAAATATGGATAAACCAAAGCTTCATTTAAAATTTGATGATTAa